The following coding sequences lie in one Planctomycetota bacterium genomic window:
- a CDS encoding aminotransferase class IV — MQQQFNARNRELIININGRLLHRNEAGISPFDSAVQGGDAVWEGLRLYRGRIFRLDAHLDRLFGSAKALAFAHVPTREAIVLEIERTLAANRMFDGVHIRLTLTRGVKVTSGMDPRLNQNGPTLIVLAEHKPPVYDKSGLTLMTSSVRRPPPDCLDPKIHHNNLLPSILAKIEANAAGADDALMLDQRGFVAETNATHVFFVARGVVHTSRTVACPEGITRAAVLELCGRHNIPHDVGDYTLTDIYRADEVFCSGTMGELAPVLKVDGRTIGTGRVGSITQRLSQLFAELTASEGTIVAVE; from the coding sequence ATGCAACAACAATTCAACGCGCGGAATCGCGAGCTGATCATCAACATCAACGGCCGGCTGCTGCACCGCAACGAAGCGGGCATCAGTCCGTTCGACTCGGCCGTGCAGGGCGGAGACGCGGTCTGGGAAGGGTTGCGACTTTACCGCGGTCGCATCTTCCGGCTCGACGCGCACTTGGACCGCTTGTTCGGCTCGGCCAAGGCGTTGGCCTTTGCCCACGTGCCGACCCGCGAGGCAATTGTCCTGGAAATCGAGCGCACCTTGGCCGCCAATCGGATGTTCGACGGCGTCCACATCAGGCTCACGCTCACCCGCGGCGTGAAGGTCACCTCGGGCATGGACCCGCGACTCAATCAGAACGGGCCGACGTTGATCGTGCTGGCCGAGCACAAGCCGCCCGTCTACGACAAGTCGGGCCTGACTTTGATGACAAGCTCGGTGCGTCGTCCGCCCCCCGATTGCCTGGACCCCAAAATTCATCACAACAATCTGCTGCCGAGCATCTTGGCCAAGATCGAAGCCAACGCGGCCGGCGCCGACGACGCGCTGATGCTCGACCAGCGCGGCTTCGTGGCCGAGACGAACGCCACGCACGTGTTCTTTGTGGCCCGCGGCGTGGTGCATACTAGCCGCACCGTGGCCTGTCCCGAGGGGATCACGCGGGCCGCGGTGCTGGAACTTTGCGGCCGGCACAACATTCCGCACGACGTCGGCGATTACACGTTAACCGACATCTATCGGGCCGACGAGGTGTTTTGCTCGGGCACGATGGGAGAACTGGCCCCGGTGCTGAAGGTCGACGGCCGCACGATCGGCACAGGTCGCGTCGGTTCGATCACGCAACGACTGTCGCAACTCTTTGCCGAGTTGACGGCCAGCGAAGGGACAATCGTGGCGGTGGAATAA
- a CDS encoding HAD family hydrolase, with translation MPDNKPLRIAMWSGPRNISTALMRSWENRLDTLVRDEPFYAYYLALTGAPHPLAAEIIAQGPTDWRAVVEEMCHAPLGGHAIHYQKQMTHHLLPEVDRNWLAALTNCFLIRHPAEVIASYLKKNYRPTAEDLGFPQQLDIFATVERLTGTTPLVIDAADVLHDPHAMLTTLCERLGVEFSEAMIAWPAGYRSSDGIWAPHWYGEVVRTTGFAPYRPQPREVPDDLREVHTESLACYERLYAVRLLPSSAARHAKSPSLSR, from the coding sequence ATGCCCGACAATAAACCACTGCGAATCGCCATGTGGTCGGGGCCGCGGAACATCTCGACGGCCCTGATGCGAAGCTGGGAAAACCGGCTTGACACGCTGGTCCGCGACGAGCCGTTCTACGCTTATTACCTGGCGCTGACCGGCGCGCCACACCCCCTGGCGGCGGAAATCATCGCCCAAGGCCCGACCGATTGGCGCGCGGTCGTCGAGGAAATGTGCCACGCCCCGCTCGGCGGCCACGCGATTCACTATCAAAAGCAGATGACGCATCATCTGTTGCCCGAGGTCGATCGCAACTGGCTCGCCGCGCTGACCAACTGCTTTCTGATTCGTCATCCGGCCGAGGTGATCGCCTCGTACTTGAAAAAGAATTACCGGCCGACGGCCGAGGATCTGGGCTTTCCCCAACAGCTTGATATCTTCGCCACCGTCGAGCGGCTGACCGGGACGACGCCCCTGGTGATCGACGCGGCTGATGTGCTCCACGACCCGCACGCCATGTTGACAACGCTTTGCGAGCGGCTAGGCGTTGAGTTCAGCGAGGCGATGATCGCCTGGCCGGCGGGCTATCGGTCGAGCGACGGCATCTGGGCGCCGCACTGGTATGGCGAGGTGGTGCGCACGACCGGCTTTGCCCCTTATCGGCCCCAGCCGCGCGAAGTGCCCGACGACCTGCGCGAGGTCCATACCGAATCGCTGGCGTGCTACGAACGACTGTACGCGGTTCGTTTGCTGCCGTCGTCGGCCGCGCGCCACGCCAAATCTCCTTCGCTCAGCCGTTAG
- a CDS encoding site-specific DNA-methyltransferase yields MSRLTDLVAETKAKDPRLGADLERELRALSSRLPFGLNFERHRPEAVELPQRPLRRGDKVRVLPPRGSTAKGDQRLWLVKAIHRAKQKMADLELLDADQVEACTVAADDLIVVAEFGDTIYPGLASTGKVARGGDKPWHTVINGENYHALKALTWTHRGKVDAIYIDPPYNTGAKDWKYNNDYVEGDDLYRHSKWLAFMERRLLLAKELLNPADSVLIVTIDEKEYLRLGLLLEQVFPEAEIEMVTSVISAKGVARFGEFSRVEEFIYFARIGVSSVQLGEQNMLDDSRSATAQIGRDIEWLGLRRREPTAKRGARPNQFYPIFVNADSGYIHSIGDPIADEIDRHGVIAPKGAYGVWPLRPNGGEGLWGITPETAKRYFKDGFIRSRNHKPERKQAAIHYLPSGTVDAIKDGRIDIVGRDPDGAVQAVYRERKGVIPKRVWNMTSHNAENGGSLVLSKLIPNRRFPFPKSLYAVEDALRFFVKDKPEAVILDFFAGSGTTAHAVMRLNKQDGGNRQCISVTNNEVGAEEQKALREKELRPGDADWEQWGICDYITKPRVQAAITGKTPDGQPIRGDYKFTDEFPMADGFAENAEFFTLTYETPVAVNYQTAFARIAPLLWLRAGSVGRQIEKQPAAGWEVVDSYGLLVELDKATDFLKAARKAKALRVAYLVTDDERRFQALARRLPAGVEAIRLYESYLTNFAFANGDDP; encoded by the coding sequence GTGTCCCGATTGACTGATCTGGTTGCCGAGACCAAGGCCAAAGACCCCCGACTTGGCGCTGACCTCGAGCGCGAGCTTCGGGCGCTGTCGTCGCGGCTGCCGTTTGGCCTGAACTTCGAGCGCCATCGACCCGAAGCAGTCGAGTTGCCCCAACGACCGTTACGCCGAGGGGACAAGGTGCGCGTGCTGCCGCCGCGCGGTTCGACGGCCAAGGGGGACCAGCGGCTATGGCTGGTCAAGGCCATTCATAGGGCCAAGCAAAAGATGGCCGATCTGGAATTGCTGGACGCTGATCAAGTCGAAGCCTGTACGGTAGCGGCGGACGATCTGATTGTTGTCGCGGAATTCGGGGACACGATCTACCCAGGCCTGGCGTCCACGGGAAAAGTTGCGCGCGGTGGCGACAAGCCCTGGCACACGGTCATCAACGGCGAGAACTACCATGCCTTGAAAGCGCTGACTTGGACACACCGGGGGAAGGTCGACGCTATTTACATTGACCCGCCCTACAACACGGGGGCCAAGGATTGGAAATACAACAATGACTACGTCGAAGGGGACGACCTGTATCGGCACAGCAAGTGGCTGGCGTTCATGGAGCGGCGTTTGCTGTTAGCCAAGGAGTTGTTGAATCCGGCGGATTCGGTGCTGATCGTCACAATCGACGAGAAGGAATACCTGCGGCTGGGGTTGTTGCTGGAGCAAGTGTTTCCAGAAGCGGAAATAGAAATGGTCACATCCGTGATCAGCGCCAAAGGCGTGGCACGGTTTGGCGAGTTTTCGCGAGTAGAGGAGTTTATCTACTTCGCGCGCATCGGCGTGTCATCTGTTCAACTTGGTGAGCAGAACATGCTGGACGATTCTCGTTCAGCGACCGCGCAAATCGGCCGGGATATTGAATGGCTTGGACTTCGGCGGCGTGAGCCAACAGCAAAACGCGGAGCGCGTCCGAACCAGTTCTACCCTATCTTCGTGAATGCGGACTCAGGATATATTCACTCCATTGGAGACCCAATAGCTGATGAAATTGATCGTCACGGGGTAATAGCTCCGAAAGGGGCATATGGAGTGTGGCCTTTAAGGCCGAATGGGGGTGAGGGTCTCTGGGGGATAACTCCCGAAACTGCAAAACGGTATTTCAAAGATGGGTTCATTCGCTCACGCAACCACAAACCAGAAAGAAAACAGGCGGCCATTCACTATTTGCCAAGCGGAACGGTTGACGCGATTAAAGATGGGCGCATCGACATTGTCGGTCGTGACCCTGATGGGGCAGTGCAGGCAGTATATCGGGAACGAAAAGGGGTTATTCCAAAACGGGTTTGGAATATGACGTCCCACAACGCCGAAAACGGTGGTTCGTTAGTTCTTTCCAAGCTCATCCCCAATCGCCGATTTCCATTTCCTAAGTCGCTTTACGCGGTTGAAGATGCCCTGCGATTCTTCGTTAAGGATAAACCGGAAGCGGTGATCCTAGATTTCTTTGCTGGCTCCGGCACGACGGCGCATGCGGTGATGCGACTCAACAAGCAAGATGGCGGCAATCGCCAGTGCATCAGCGTCACCAACAACGAAGTCGGCGCCGAGGAGCAAAAGGCGCTGCGAGAAAAGGAACTGCGCCCCGGCGACGCCGATTGGGAGCAATGGGGCATCTGCGACTACATCACCAAGCCGCGCGTGCAAGCCGCCATTACCGGCAAGACGCCAGACGGGCAGCCCATCAGGGGGGACTACAAGTTCACCGACGAGTTCCCGATGGCCGATGGCTTTGCGGAGAACGCGGAATTCTTCACCCTGACCTATGAAACACCGGTCGCGGTGAACTACCAGACCGCCTTCGCGCGGATCGCCCCGCTGTTGTGGCTGCGCGCGGGGAGTGTGGGCCGACAAATCGAAAAACAGCCCGCCGCCGGCTGGGAGGTGGTGGATAGCTACGGCCTGCTGGTCGAACTGGACAAAGCCACCGATTTTCTCAAAGCAGCGCGCAAGGCCAAGGCGCTGCGGGTCGCTTATCTCGTCACCGACGACGAGCGGCGTTTTCAGGCGCTGGCGCGCCGGCTGCCCGCAGGCGTCGAAGCGATCCGGCTGTATGAATCGTACCTGACCAATTTCGCCTTCGCCAACGGTGACGATCCATGA